A segment of the Ipomoea triloba cultivar NCNSP0323 chromosome 1, ASM357664v1 genome:
ATGGTATGCTACAGTAATTATAATTCTCTTAAATTAGCTTGATTGTTTACTTATCAATATCACAATATGCAGATTgcacaagtatatatacatgctgATAGAATTAATATGAAACTCTCAGTATGTATGTATTGTCTCTTGTCCCTTTATTACTTGATcagtatatatgtttgtgtaaGTTCCAATCTCTACTCTGAGGGCACAGAGACAGGATTATTGTGTAATGCATATCttttcataactatttttttagagtcttttcaacctactgaagcacaaagagtcagcgGTTCATAACTATTATCTATTCGGGActtgaacccacaacctcccatgGTCCTTGGCACgacatgacattttttttattatgcatATTCTGATGGCTGGCTATAAATGGTCTACTGCAGTTAATGATCTTGAAGCAGGTAACTATGTGGCTGAAGGAGATTATTCCAGCAAATACTTGACACTGCACAGAGCTACAGTGCATGGGAAATGGGAGGAAGCTAAAAAATTCTTGGAGGATAACAACCATGCAATCCAAGCTCCTATCGGCATCCACAAAAACACTGCATTGCACGATGCTGCTAAAGCAGGTAATAAGGATTTTATGGAAAAGGCTGTGGCAATGATGGGAGATAATAATGAAGTGATGGGCGTGGTGAAGAACCGAGATGGGCTCACGGCGCTACACATTGCGGCCCGGTTTGGGAACAAGGAGGTGGGTGAAATCCTTGTAGGGAAGAACCGTAATCTCCTGTATGAAAGGTGCAACAGGGGTCTTCTCCCCATCCATTACGCAGCTTGCAATACTCGCAGAAGCCTGGAGGTGTTTAACTATTTCTGGGGTGTCACTAAGAGAGATGAAGACCCGGAAGTTGATCCATATGCAGGCCCAACTGGTGCAACTATCCTTGTTAACTTAATCAAGTCTAAATTCTATGGTACGCCATCCAACTAATTTAAGCATTTCAATTCATACCACTCCATCTAAGCcggtgttgcaaaaatctcgcaTTGGCATTGTTTAATCAGCGCTGGCCAGCCGCCTAGTGTATCACCATAATATGTGGTCTACACATCTGGCAGCCTAGGCCTCTTTGGCACCAACTAGGTCGCttagtcggccgattagctattgttcatttgttcccttcttttttaattgagtTATTTCAACATTGTTTTGAacaaaataaccctaaattgttcaaaatgatgtttttaggttcatatttaatattttagtattaactctattaaatactttataattataggtcttaaaaaaattaaaaaaccttaaacaaatttttaaaaaataaaaaataaaaaaaatacacgagtGCCTAGGTGTTGATTAATCGCCGCCTAGACGCCCCGAGCgcccgaggagcgcctagcgattttttcaaccatgatctAAACACAGGTCCCCAACCCAAATTCACTAATATAAAGCCAGATAAGTTGATAACTTAGATTTGTTAGCGATCACAACCATTAtagcgcatatatatatatatatatatatatatatatatatatatatatagagagagagagagagagggggggggggacatgaggttcatttttaataattgaaggttcattaattatttggtatattatctataaatgaatttttaatatataaaaaatgaatatttatgcGTGGTCAGTCCACATTATAATTTGTTATTGTAGGAGGGCAAATGAAGGCACATCTGGCCGAGATTAAATTCTTTTATGAAAATTGGCCGGAGTgcaatctttttaaaaataattttcatctATATCTTGTCTGAATGTACATGAATAGATTAATTGAGGTgttacaatttaattatttattaattttcagtGGTGGCAATGGATTTGGCTGATGAATATCCCGATTTGGCTCGTCATCGGACACTAGACAATGAAACATCTCCTTTGGAGGCCATAGTCAAATACGATTATCCTATCTTCAAGCACGAAGGAGCAGTGATGCTCGTTGAATGCTTGTGCGATAAACTCAAAACCCTAAATGACACACAAATTGCCTCACTTGCAAAAGAAGCTATAATTCAAGCAGCTTATTTGGACATTGAAGAGGTGGTCAAAAATATTGTGGAAGCATGTCCTATCACGGCTTATTACAAAGACAAGAGTGGGCGGAATATACTTCACATTGCAATAGAGAAACACAGTACAAATGTTTTTAACTATGTTCGTGGAAATAGTATGCTTATGCATGATTTAGTAGATGAAAGAGACAACAATGGAAACAACATTGTACATTTGTCTGGGAAATTGACACCTCCACACAAACTCAATGTAAATGCAGCTCTTCAAATGCAGCGGGACCTGCGATGGGTTAAGGTACGTAGTACGGACCACTTTTGATCCttccatgcatgcatgtacTATATTCTGAAACCAAACAACAAATTTTCAGTTATTCAGTTCAACCAAATTACTTAATAAGGCTAGCTAGTTAATTTGATTGTACCACATGCATTAATTAAGGTTAGATCttacacacagacacacacacatatatgtatgtatgtatgtatgtaggtatgtattggatcatatgagaacacgCTTGTAGGAGAAACTACAAACTAATCACAACCttacatttgaaaaaattgaacGCACCAGATCAGATTAAAAAAACGCagttacaatttcataattatcaccaactttactatgcaaatgTGGACATTAAAATCTGCTATTTAGTATTAATAGTTTGCACAGTTAGtcttaatattttgtatatttagtactccgtattagaagtttgcacttgcaaaaatgcgaTAGTACATTACAATTACAGTTTCAATTTTAGAGTTTTGTGACTaagtttttgattttatttggtcCCGTGATTTACTTTTTACTACTTAAGCTCTAACATTTAtagtttatatttaaaatttagttttttcgtTGCTTTTATAGAATTTACCAGGTTGCATATTTAgttttagttgttaaagattaaATATTAAGTGTTAAAGTTTGCATGGCGGAGTCagatgataattacgaaactgCCACcacgtcttttttttttttttttttttttttNtttttttttttttttttttttttttttaaatcttatcaGATCCATAGAATTTTTGCAGATGTAAAGCTGAgattgttttttatttctctcctataaaagtgtttaattaaattaataataatgtgattGATTGATTGTGTAGGAAGTGCAAAAGATTGCATCACCATATTTCTCATCACTCAGAAACAAAGATGAGAAAACACCAAAGATGGTGTTCACGGATGAGCATAAGGACTTGAGAAAGGAAGGAGAGAAATGGATGAAGGAGACAGCAACTGCATGCTCTGTTGTAGCAGCACTCATTGTTACTGTGGTGTTTGCCGCTGCTATTACAGTCCCCGGGGGCAACAGTGAAGGTGAACTTACCCAAGGCTTTAATGCTACAATACTTAACACTATGATTAATGGTACAATTAAAGGCCCCATTGATGAAACCCCGCCTAAGGAGGGCCTCCCCATCTTCTCCAAAAGGCGTGCTTTCAGATCTTTTTATTTCACCAATGGTGTATCTCTAGCTTTCTCCGTTTATTCTCTCATGGTCTTCTTGTCCATAATAACTTCACACTATAGGGAAGAAGATTTCCTAAGAATTCTTCCCACCAACTTAATCATAGGTCTCCTCGCCTTGGTATTTTCCGTTTTCTTTATGATTGCCTCTTTTATTGCCACAGTTTATCTGGTGTTTGGTACTGTTCTATCGGCTCGTATTGTTTTTCTGGTAGTTTTAGGTTTGGTTTACTGTCTAACTGTGTTGCTGGCTTATCAATTCCCACTCGTTCTAGATTTCGCATGGTCTACTCACGTCAGTTGCCGACTAATTTAAAGAAACTTGGTGCTATTGGCCCACAAGTTATTTTGACTTGCTGCACTACGAGCTGCCAACCTAGCTACCTAGCTTTTTGGGAAGTCTAATTTTACTTACATTTGTATGCATGTTGTATTGttgtttgtattgttttttttccccctcagtAAATTATTGAAGCTGAGtttgtaataataaataagtttgatttatgaaaaaaatttgtaatcatTACTTGAAGGCTGTATTTGTTAGAGtttattttccttataaataaacaaattctgTTTGGTAAAACTTAGAAATTAAAGTTAGTATTCCTAACCTGAGGCTTGAACTCATTCTCATCATCCATATGGAAGTGTTTTCCgggacaccaggtgccactagaccacaaggtctttaacAAATAAAGTATTGACTCTAATCTTAACATTTTTGTATGCCAATATTTCAATAATAGTTACTTTATCGACTtgtacataataataaatttagagttaatacccaaaatggtcatTGACTATAATGGTTTTTCTCGATTTCGTCCTAGACGACTTTCGTGACCTAATCTAGTCCCAAATTATTGTGtttttgctcaatttagtccttcgtTTGTTATTCCGTCAAATTGGAGTTAAACAAAGGGACAATTCAACCTgaaccgttaaacggacagagaatttaccaaaaaaaaaatgttgacatCTCTTTACTCTCAGCCTTGCAAAGTGCGAACTCCCTCTTTCTTTTACGAATCTCTCCCAACCTGCGAATCAAGTTTTATATTCACTAAGGAGGGAGGGAAGATTGCCTATTTATAGCATGGAAGACCCCTCAATTGGCAACTAAGTGTGTCATGCATGTTGCTTTTGTTCTCCTTATTCACCATCCATGTACCCCCGTGCCATATACTCCCACGCACGTCTGCACCAGCACACCCTCACGTTACCACTACGCCCCCTGCCAACAGGGGCGTGCCACCCACGTCGGTTATGCCATATATGGCCGGAGGAGGTTTGCGGGCCCTTGTGCTAGCCGAACGCCGACTGGTCGTGGGCACTTCAACCCCCATAGTGACAATGTCTTCCTGTGGGGGTGCCGAGCCATGTTGCTGAGTGCGCCAGCCACGTCGTGGTTGGGAGATACCGACGGGCCCCCACAACTGCCGAGCATTAGATGGCCTTTGGCAATCCCGACCCCACAGTAGTGGTAGCTTACCCTCCTTGTTCTACCAGTCCAATCAACGCCACCCCTCACTTGGGCCACCCTATCTCCCACCTTGCTAACCCATCATGAATTCTTTACCACCCTCTTGGGCCAAGACTTTCCAAATAAAATGAGTCCTTAAGGCAGAATGGCTTCATTAGTGATCACTCCTCTCTTCTGGGctttatatgttatttttattatttattagtcaaattattattatttttctataattattttttaaaattccaaattattaaaaacaaaaaaaaaatactctcagaaaaaaacaaaaaaaaaaagaaaaagaaaaagaagaaggaatagtGCATCATTCAATAACTCAAGAGCTATTGCGTATCATTAATGCCATATCATCTCTTCAACATTGAACACGTGCTATCCATATATAGCTTTCAGACGTGACAACCCCACCATGTTCATTGACTATGAGGACGAAGTTATTTATTATTAGCTCGTACCTTCGACTACAAAATTTTCTATAAATCaaacttatttattattacaaactccgtttcaataatatactaagaaaaaaaaaaccaatacaaACTACAATACAACATGCATATACACAAATTAAATCCATGCAAAACTTaacttcccaaaaaaaaagcTAGCTAGTTGCCTTAGTTGACATGTTGAGTGCAATACAACTATCAACTCAGACTTTTTATTGAGATACAACACATACTTCAATTTTATATCAGATCTCTgcatcactaaaaaaaaaaaaaactaatccatcacgtgttgcttggagtcCATCAAAATAAGGTGTGGGCAGTGCGGTCACgatttagtttcttcaaaatggcCTGTCCATAGGTAGACCATAGGAAAGCTAAGAAGAGTCTGAACTGAAGAAGCACAAATATAGCCACAGCCAAACCAGCACATCCCATCAAAACAACACGAGCCGATAGGGCAGTCTTACCAAACACCAGATAAACCGTGGTAGAAAAGGACCCCATCATGGAGATAACAGAAGCTAACAAGGTAATGATCCCCGCAATTAGCTTCAATGGAAGACTGTGCAGAAAATCCTCTTCGGCATAGCGCGAAGTTAAGATGGACAagaagagaaggagagaagGAACAGACGTAAATAGAGAGATACTATTGAAGACATAAAAACTTCTGAAAGCATCCGTTTTGGAGAAGATGGGGAAGCCCTCATCTGGGGTTGTTTCATTCATGGGACTTATAATTGTACCATTAATTgaagaattattattaattgtgcCGTTAAAGCCCTGGATAAGTACACCTTCACTGTTGCCCCCTGGGACTGTAATAGCAGCGGCAAACACCACAGTAACAATGAGTGCTGCTATAATTGAGCATGCTGTTGCTGTTTCCTTCATCCATTTCTCCCCTTCCTTTTTCAAGTCCTTATGCTCATCCGTGAACACCATCTTTGgtgttttgtcatctttgtttcTGAGTGATGAGAAATATGGTGGTGCAATCTTTTGCACTTCCTacacaatcaatcaatcaatgaATCACATAACTACATATTGGCCCTCGTAAATGGCGGTTAGCCGATTGAGTTAGAAAATATGGTTAGTTGacaacattagctgattgtagaaaaatgtttggtaaattagctgttagccgatagctgtttgatataatttcttttctcaaaaaactaattgaaaatatcgatttgagtagccttttgaattttagtattttggagttacaaaaggttattaaccaaacacttatattgattttttaaccaaatcaaacaactaatagtggtcaaataagtcaaaattggttgataggctgattatttaccaaagtAGGGCCATTGTCAAGGGCAAATTCGGAAATCGAACttaggtgtgtttggaaagcaggaaaaagagttcgggaaagCGACtcattttttcagaaaacattttctttttcagtgtttggttgcattttagaaaattgtgtttgtgtgtttggttcattttctagaaaatgagtataattatttataattttaaatatttaaaatatttaggtATGTACCTTAAACCATCGTAGCTCCCGTTGCATTTGTAGAGCTGCACCAGAAACAATGCTACGATTGGAATTGAGTTTGTGTGAAGGTGCCAATTTTCCAGCCAAATGCACAATTGTGTTTCCTTTGTTGTCTCTTTCATCCACTAAATCATGTTTAAGCACATTGGTTCCACAAATAAggtcataaacatttttactgcGATTCTCTACTGCAATGTGAAGTATATTCCGTCCATTTTTGTCTTTGTAATAAGCCGTCGTAGGATTTGCTTccacaattttttcaaccaccTCTTCAATGTCCAAGTATGCTGCTTGAATTATTGCGTCTTTTGCGAGTGAGGCAACTTGTGTGTCGTTTAAGATTTTTAGTTTATCGCACAAGCATTCAACAAGTTTCTTTGCTTCTTCGTGCTTCACCATTTTTTCCTCTACACTCATCTTGTACAACAACGCTGAAAAACATACATATGAACATAGTACGTTTTAATtgtttagtactactgactctgttacaatgtagtatctgttcataactgtTTTTTCAATCTATTGACGCACAAAGTGTTAATGCCGACCTCCCATTTGAGAGGATCACTTTGTGGCATTAAACTACAAGGTCATTGACATAGTACGTGTTAATTAATTGAATGAAATATATAACCAAAAAATAACTATGCTACTCACCATTCTGTATTGAAGTTTGCCAAAAACGTAGAGTAGTTTTGTCAAAGATAGGATAATCGTATTTGACTAGGGCCTCCAAAGGAGATATTTCCTTGTCTAGTGTCAGACGACAAGTCAAAGCAGGGTATTTATTAGCCAACTCCATTGCCACc
Coding sequences within it:
- the LOC115996016 gene encoding ankyrin repeat-containing protein ITN1-like isoform X3 — encoded protein: MASQGNNVNDLEAGNYVAEGDYSSKYLTLHRATVHGKWEEAKKFLEDNNHAIQAPIGIHKNTALHDAAKAGNKDFMEKAVAMMGDNNEVMGVVKNRDGLTALHIAARFGNKEVGEILVGKNRNLLYERCNRGLLPIHYAACNTRRSLEVFNYFWGVTKRDEDPEVDPYAGPTGATILVNLIKSKFYVVAMDLADEYPDLARHRTLDNETSPLEAIVKYDYPIFKHEGAVMLVECLCDKLKTLNDTQIASLAKEAIIQAAYLDIEEVVKNIVEACPITAYYKDKSGRNILHIAIEKHSTNVFNYVRGNSMLMHDLVDERDNNGNNIVHLSGKLTPPHKLNVNAALQMQRDLRWVKEVQKIASPYFSSLRNKDEKTPKMVFTDEHKDLRKEGEKWMKETATACSVVAALIVTVVFAAAITVPGGNSEDFAWSTHVSCRLI
- the LOC115996922 gene encoding uncharacterized protein LOC115996922 yields the protein MASQGHNVDDLEAGNYVAEEDFSKYKTLHRGTVNGKWKENQNFLQYNNVDDIEAGKNVGEEDFSKCLTLYQATVHGKWNEAQKFLEDNNNNRALILVAPINFHKNTVLHDAAKTGNKVFVQNLVAMMGDNNTKEVGVVKNRDGLTALHFAARFGNKEVGEILVGKNPNLLYERCNRGLLPIHYAACNTRRCVEVFRYFWGVTKEYNEDPKVNPYAGPTGATILVNLIKSKFYVVAMELANKYPALTCRLTLDKEISPLEALVKYDYPIFDKTTLRFWQTSIQNALLYKMSVEEKMVKHEEAKKLVECLCDKLKILNDTQVASLAKDAIIQAAYLDIEEVVEKIVEANPTTAYYKDKNGRNILHIAVENRSKNVYDLICGTNVLKHDLVDERDNKGNTIVHLAGKLAPSHKLNSNRSIVSGAALQMQRELRWFKEVQKIAPPYFSSLRNKDDKTPKMVFTDEHKDLKKEGEKWMKETATACSIIAALIVTVVFAAAITVPGGNSEGVLIQGFNGTINNNSSINGTIISPMNETTPDEGFPIFSKTDAFRSFYVFNSISLFTSVPSLLLFLSILTSRYAEEDFLHSLPLKLIAGIITLLASVISMMGSFSTTVYLVFGKTALSARVVLMGCAGLAVAIFVLLQFRLFLAFLWSTYGQAILKKLNRDRTAHTLF
- the LOC115996016 gene encoding ankyrin repeat-containing protein ITN1-like isoform X2; translation: MASQGNNGNYVAEGDYSSKYLTLHRATVHGKWEEAKKFLEDNNHAIQAPIGIHKNTALHDAAKAGNKDFMEKAVAMMGDNNEVMGVVKNRDGLTALHIAARFGNKEVGEILVGKNRNLLYERCNRGLLPIHYAACNTRRSLEVFNYFWGVTKRDEDPEVDPYAGPTGATILVNLIKSKFYVVAMDLADEYPDLARHRTLDNETSPLEAIVKYDYPIFKHEGAVMLVECLCDKLKTLNDTQIASLAKEAIIQAAYLDIEEVVKNIVEACPITAYYKDKSGRNILHIAIEKHSTNVFNYVRGNSMLMHDLVDERDNNGNNIVHLSGKLTPPHKLNVNAALQMQRDLRWVKEVQKIASPYFSSLRNKDEKTPKMVFTDEHKDLRKEGEKWMKETATACSVVAALIVTVVFAAAITVPGGNSEGELTQGFNATILNTMINGTIKGPIDETPPKEGLPIFSKRRAFRSFYFTNGVSLAFSVYSLMVFLSIITSHYREEDFLRILPTNLIIGLLALVFSVFFMIASFIATVYLVFGTVLSARIVFLVVLGLVYCLTVLLAYQFPLVLDFAWSTHVSCRLI
- the LOC115996016 gene encoding ankyrin repeat-containing protein ITN1-like isoform X1, whose product is MASQGNNVNDLEAGNYVAEGDYSSKYLTLHRATVHGKWEEAKKFLEDNNHAIQAPIGIHKNTALHDAAKAGNKDFMEKAVAMMGDNNEVMGVVKNRDGLTALHIAARFGNKEVGEILVGKNRNLLYERCNRGLLPIHYAACNTRRSLEVFNYFWGVTKRDEDPEVDPYAGPTGATILVNLIKSKFYVVAMDLADEYPDLARHRTLDNETSPLEAIVKYDYPIFKHEGAVMLVECLCDKLKTLNDTQIASLAKEAIIQAAYLDIEEVVKNIVEACPITAYYKDKSGRNILHIAIEKHSTNVFNYVRGNSMLMHDLVDERDNNGNNIVHLSGKLTPPHKLNVNAALQMQRDLRWVKEVQKIASPYFSSLRNKDEKTPKMVFTDEHKDLRKEGEKWMKETATACSVVAALIVTVVFAAAITVPGGNSEGELTQGFNATILNTMINGTIKGPIDETPPKEGLPIFSKRRAFRSFYFTNGVSLAFSVYSLMVFLSIITSHYREEDFLRILPTNLIIGLLALVFSVFFMIASFIATVYLVFGTVLSARIVFLVVLGLVYCLTVLLAYQFPLVLDFAWSTHVSCRLI